A window of Silurus meridionalis isolate SWU-2019-XX unplaced genomic scaffold, ASM1480568v1 Scaffold713, whole genome shotgun sequence genomic DNA:
acacacacacacacacacacacacacacacacacacaccatccattACATTAACAccactgcttacacacacaccatccattAACACcactgcctacacacacacacacacacacacacacactctctctcaccagCCATTTGATCGTGAATGAAAAAGAGTGCTAAAGGTGAATATGATCCACAGGACCGGGCAGATGATCAGACCAAGCCAGAAGATACGAGCTTCTGCATCAGACGGCAGAGACGCAGAGCGCTCACTCcactcacctccacacacacacacacacacacacacacacaaatgttacacaaaacatcaaaaatcaattaattcagaacactgtatatacacacacacacacacacacacacacctttctagACTCAAACACCCAGTGACTGTTCCTGCCTTCATCCACCTGGTTCCACCAGCGCAGACCCACCAATAACCGCCTGTGATGTTctacaaagcacacacacacacgcacttactcaaacatagaaaataaaaaaatgttcccATATATAATCATCGCCTGTAATCATTACTGCACATAACTCTGATGCAGGGGCAGATGATCAGACCTAAGTACACACACTAAGCTAAGTACAATCTCAGTTTGTGATATTACATTCCTCCAATCACATCTCATATGCAATTGATTAGAGAGGAGATACAGGTGTTCTGTGAAGTTGTAAAATTAGCTACTGTTAGCGGCGGAGAGGTCGTAGTCATCATGGCAACGCGTCTATAATTTATAAGTTATAAATGAGACTTGTGAACATTTATAAGAGCTGAAAGCATTTATGACTCACTTTAACAGTCCAGAAATCACATGACAGCAGGAGGATGATGGACACCATGCAGGCGAGAAGCTGCTGCTGAGGAACTCACAGGAGGTAAATCAGATCGCCCGATACGGAAAACAGGTGGAAGAACGAGGCCACGGGGTGTCTGTACAACATACACGTTAAAGTAAAAGTTGGGACGGAAACAAAAGTCTGTAAAAGTcactgttatttattgttaacattttgTAACTAATGTGGTTTAATGACAACAAATGTACTGAAAAACGGGTTAGGAGGAAGGtgatgaggttgaggaggaaagtgatgtgaggttgaggagcaggatgatgtgaggttcaggaggaaggtgatgtgaggttcaggaggaaagtgatgtgaggttgaggaggaaagtgatgtgaggttgaggaggaaagtgatgtgaggttgaggaggaaagtgatgaggttgaggaggaaagtgatgtgaggttcaggaggaagatgatgtgaggttgaggaggaaggtgatggaggttgaggaggaaggtgatgtgaggttgaggaggaaagtgatgtgaggttcggGAGGAAGGTGGATGTGAGGTTcgggaggaaggtgatgtgaggttcaggaggaagatgatgtgaggttcaggaggaagatggatgtgaggttgaggaggaagatgatgtgaggttgaggaggaagatgatgtgaggttgaggaggaagatgatgtgaggttgaggaggaagatgatgtgaggttcaggaggaaagtgatggaggttgaggaggaaagtgatgtgaggttcaggagaaaAGTGATGTGAGgctgaggaggaaggtgatgtgaggttcaggaggaaagtgatgtgaggttcaggaggaagatggatgtgaggttgaggaggaaggtgatgtgaggttgaggaggaaggtgatgtgaggttgaggaggaaggtgatgtgaggttgaggaggaaagtgatgtgaggttcaggaggaaagtgatgtg
This region includes:
- the LOC124382573 gene encoding Golgi apparatus membrane protein TVP23 homolog A-like is translated as HHRRLLVGLRWWNQVDEGRNSHWVFESRKVCWSERSASLPSDAEARIFWLGLIICPVLWIIFTFSTLFHSRSNGW